The Spiroplasma clarkii genome has a window encoding:
- a CDS encoding lipoprotein, whose protein sequence is MKKLLGLLAAVGLTAASTASVVACSDTVGGINNRDKNALGEIANIFPETILAAYKAKNDNVNTDEMEVFSYDQTSAKLIYKKGFSNPNKFEPINVTYTIKALDLSENNKSLVTNIIAGNMDENGIIDQTLPLKDVMSQGKVTKNSIRTSFAQMNGIYLNESDIEIGEVNYEDNSVSIKSKNQNILKGDDEEIITLNKNINSADLLRITDVGKIYLPGSLWKDRADYFGNENTTFMQLMVSVPFVFQSVGDRNKLFTYLVQDLMVASISMMGEMEKDVSANISVNSLKLNLSWGEQNPLAVENIIDRRSLTTTIEYKLIEENRIVFGDYIPANDLKVSSEAYNGRSISKIIEEIYTQMNDEFKNLVSQEMFGKFVKVHFVENDEIPTIEILPGGDYLYAIDSNAWELIESLNIITDPELIEKLTPPKEGTNPGYKFVVADE, encoded by the coding sequence ATGAAAAAATTATTAGGATTATTAGCAGCAGTTGGTTTAACTGCTGCATCAACAGCCAGTGTTGTGGCTTGTAGTGACACCGTAGGTGGTATTAACAATCGAGATAAAAATGCTTTGGGAGAAATTGCCAATATTTTCCCAGAAACAATCTTAGCTGCTTATAAAGCCAAAAATGATAATGTAAATACTGATGAAATGGAAGTATTTAGTTATGATCAAACTAGTGCAAAACTAATTTACAAAAAAGGTTTCTCAAACCCAAATAAATTTGAACCAATTAATGTGACTTACACAATCAAAGCACTTGATTTAAGTGAAAATAACAAGTCACTTGTAACAAATATTATTGCAGGTAATATGGATGAAAATGGAATCATTGATCAAACCTTACCTCTTAAAGATGTTATGAGTCAAGGGAAAGTTACAAAAAATTCAATTAGAACTTCATTTGCTCAAATGAACGGAATTTATTTAAATGAAAGTGATATTGAGATTGGTGAAGTAAATTATGAAGATAACTCAGTTTCAATTAAATCTAAAAATCAAAACATTTTAAAAGGTGATGATGAAGAAATCATAACTTTAAACAAAAATATAAATTCTGCAGATTTACTTAGAATTACTGATGTTGGAAAAATCTATCTACCAGGTTCACTTTGAAAAGACAGAGCAGATTATTTTGGAAATGAAAATACCACATTTATGCAGTTAATGGTTTCTGTTCCATTTGTTTTTCAAAGTGTTGGAGATAGGAACAAATTATTTACATACTTAGTACAAGATTTAATGGTAGCTTCTATCTCTATGATGGGTGAGATGGAAAAAGATGTTAGTGCAAATATATCAGTAAATTCATTAAAATTAAACTTATCATGGGGTGAACAAAACCCACTTGCTGTTGAAAACATTATTGATAGAAGAAGTTTGACTACAACAATAGAGTATAAATTGATAGAGGAAAATAGAATTGTATTTGGAGATTATATACCAGCAAATGATTTAAAAGTTTCAAGTGAAGCATATAATGGAAGAAGCATCTCAAAAATTATTGAAGAAATCTATACACAAATGAATGATGAATTCAAGAATTTAGTATCTCAGGAAATGTTTGGGAAATTTGTAAAAGTGCATTTTGTTGAGAATGATGAAATACCAACTATTGAAATTTTGCCAGGTGGAGACTACTTATATGCAATTGACTCTAATGCCTGAGAATTAATTGAATCTCTTAACATAATAACAGACCCAGAATTAATTGAAAAATTAACACCTCCAAAAGAAGGTACAAATCCTGGTTATAAATTCGTTGTAGCAGATGAATAA
- a CDS encoding Vmc-like lipoprotein signal peptide domain-containing protein, whose product MKKLLKTLASVVFISTTAVLTVSCDKNWIDYIEIERPDPVYAIRKTGFQNFAADKIDVNKFVYTYDLIDEVKFYLTDGGYDLKQLNWEVVRNKMVLEKGLEDNLLRNGTYIFTITNSQNGNDKITIEQKITNSKYLPDVIVETDLKDIEDNRVRTILMRMIFRNLGLISRIDDIANEMVNSDKINPEADKVTLDFGSFDKENRDKFYGTTTLTYRVVDFTPDWGPGPIDINDLAAKGNTVVNNDLGTLRSITPYQAFSQYVTNNFANKLNYLSILVNDIDVDGYKIALDSENGLNAYTLTFNTIANHDDGYPSYLTGTIVLTFRYFGINPI is encoded by the coding sequence ATGAAAAAACTTTTAAAAACACTTGCCAGTGTTGTGTTTATCAGCACCACTGCAGTCTTAACTGTGTCATGTGATAAAAATTGAATTGACTATATTGAAATTGAAAGACCTGATCCAGTTTATGCTATTAGAAAAACTGGCTTTCAAAATTTTGCTGCAGATAAAATTGATGTAAACAAATTTGTTTACACTTATGACTTAATTGATGAAGTTAAATTTTACTTAACTGACGGAGGTTATGATTTAAAACAACTAAACTGAGAAGTTGTTAGAAACAAAATGGTTTTAGAAAAAGGTCTAGAGGATAACTTGTTAAGAAATGGTACTTATATTTTTACAATTACCAATTCTCAAAATGGTAATGATAAAATTACAATTGAACAAAAAATCACAAACTCAAAATACTTACCAGATGTAATTGTTGAAACAGACTTAAAAGATATTGAAGACAATCGGGTTAGAACCATTTTAATGAGAATGATCTTTAGAAATTTAGGTTTAATTTCAAGAATTGATGATATTGCCAATGAAATGGTTAACTCAGATAAAATTAACCCAGAAGCTGACAAAGTTACTTTGGACTTTGGTTCATTTGATAAAGAAAATCGTGACAAGTTTTATGGAACAACTACACTTACTTATCGAGTGGTTGATTTTACCCCAGACTGAGGTCCTGGTCCAATTGATATTAATGATTTAGCCGCAAAAGGCAACACAGTTGTTAACAACGACTTAGGAACCTTGAGAAGTATCACACCATACCAAGCTTTTTCTCAATATGTTACTAACAACTTTGCCAATAAACTTAATTATTTGTCAATTTTAGTAAATGATATTGATGTTGATGGTTATAAAATTGCTTTAGACTCTGAAAATGGTTTGAATGCATACACTTTAACTTTTAACACCATTGCCAATCATGATGATGGTTATCCATCATATTTGACTGGAACTATAGTTTTAACTTTTAGATATTTTGGAATAAACCCAATTTAA
- a CDS encoding ABC transporter permease → MKKQKLFFKNMFKNIIKNQLQLVMVILLMFLSVFVFTLTDSSSQRLTKSRDDFALKSNLHDAVIKFEGSTYNFMETDEFRTITNTELRNEIVLNYLKNSLAKSNSDLKFDFDRTEARNFALSSGKTLKTISLDPDKAVDSFVVSVGMSLATWKEYENSLNDLTRRWVYVSETFAKANDIQINDVIRVNDDAFGTSVKVKDSEKFAVDLTDYENQDINSWITNSLYSSMNWFQVVGYGASANFMAPIIDYTSPLPNNVNEGLVYVNPKNFGWQKNYLEASFSNEIVTKMQEVIDDIKNYKVFNNNTETQALETLRAVSNQDKEVYYSIKFLNDKLNIDQAATQLNDLLTDLNKAQTVGLTSNYKPASDSFGKLVYSINDGDYDYKLRTSMFPMIVLYFRLIMYVSTVVIVLIGVWILIIILKNNIQKTFGQNGVLISLGYKKRELILSNLLYPIFISVIGGIAGYLLALPFQLFVTNIFANFFTINFADPDFSLIGLGTMVFGLFGLLLGITLLTYWIMFSKYSTLQMINYENITTTSNFKIKFKKLLTKRKNFDSRFKGAILSSSISKFVSITSVMLVSSLIVAVGVISPDMLNNYAKYMYIDNEFDNQIEYQTPMYNAPTTFYKTYNPDSGAVLPTASSSKLLEMYLANEISANVYAPKDDIGTLTDLNYKNLNKDFLTNLNLNLDVSGEGLDSAILKGTIISSVWSDYKTYKLDQYTNKQKFLDVIKDEQSLKERLEDIENLRVFYLKYRNTIGLDIRRSEFFKGAQQFDSGNTDLVSNTELADMGIDGANAQPILAKSGRIQKDSIYEKSFYDDLDSGSETWYIFTARDAAALYNWARAFFMDNLQQGFLQGIYVSSPESMRRIMSESFVDDSKQFNALFNVIPYSVVTDDLGVYLDAAVKNVAFKIYGIEADNKTQLLLNNKGTDLKQKLFANKDNIVINSALAKMLKLKVGDEVDIEHFYQALANAGNEIDPYSWNAAELSAKSADGSTNQQELYSRSLLNSQDKGWKNSTIATDRFVYNTEIDTTSETLTKPTVMSEVVNTGDVGKVTASTNKTYKVVGISRQFGTPKAWIQNSVAKTISGYEKSQAVLFQVFLKEWENPKDYNSGANSSLLTEFVNRNKSWQTNDPTQSANKYQEFLNWTNENAEHGKILKLFTNEYPIFNYKSSQNNEFNDISKGVSASQEFGDFSSYGLNGGTSNSQSITGYQMAAINNAIKIDLALQIQTRVINNIKIIVYYVIATLLFLCLIIITLIVNLVIVKYQKIIAVMKVLGYKDSYILKIFVGMYLPIVVVTTILGFILGVVVMSLVTTNMTSSGIVLPLFIFTWWYPIATLLIVWIIYTSSSITSWEILKRIRLLIAVQES, encoded by the coding sequence ATGAAAAAACAAAAACTATTTTTTAAAAATATGTTTAAAAACATTATCAAAAACCAATTGCAACTTGTGATGGTAATTTTGTTAATGTTTTTGTCTGTTTTTGTCTTTACACTAACAGATTCTTCATCTCAAAGATTAACCAAGAGCAGAGATGATTTTGCTTTAAAAAGTAATTTACATGATGCTGTAATAAAATTTGAGGGAAGTACTTATAATTTTATGGAAACAGACGAATTTAGAACAATAACCAATACTGAACTTAGAAATGAAATTGTGCTCAACTATTTAAAAAATAGTTTAGCTAAAAGTAACAGTGATTTAAAATTTGATTTTGATCGTACTGAAGCTAGGAATTTTGCATTAAGTTCAGGAAAAACTTTAAAAACAATCTCACTTGATCCAGATAAAGCTGTTGATTCATTTGTAGTTTCAGTTGGAATGAGTTTAGCCACATGAAAAGAATATGAAAACTCATTAAATGATTTAACTCGTAGATGAGTTTATGTTTCTGAAACATTTGCAAAAGCAAATGACATTCAAATTAATGATGTCATTAGAGTTAATGATGATGCTTTTGGAACATCAGTTAAAGTAAAAGATAGTGAAAAATTTGCAGTTGATTTAACTGATTATGAAAATCAAGATATTAATAGTTGAATTACCAATTCACTTTATTCTTCAATGAATTGATTTCAAGTGGTAGGGTATGGTGCCAGTGCTAACTTTATGGCACCAATCATTGATTACACTTCACCACTTCCAAATAATGTAAATGAAGGATTAGTTTATGTCAATCCAAAAAATTTTGGATGACAAAAAAACTATTTAGAAGCTTCATTTAGCAATGAGATTGTTACAAAAATGCAAGAAGTAATTGATGATATTAAAAACTATAAAGTTTTTAATAACAATACTGAAACTCAAGCACTTGAAACTTTAAGAGCAGTTTCAAATCAAGATAAAGAAGTTTATTATTCAATAAAATTTTTAAATGATAAACTAAATATTGATCAAGCAGCAACTCAATTAAATGATCTGCTAACTGATTTGAATAAAGCTCAAACAGTTGGTTTAACCTCAAATTACAAACCAGCAAGTGACAGTTTTGGAAAATTAGTTTACAGCATTAATGATGGAGATTACGATTATAAATTAAGAACAAGTATGTTTCCCATGATTGTTTTGTATTTCCGTTTAATAATGTATGTTTCCACAGTGGTTATTGTTTTAATTGGAGTTTGAATTTTAATTATTATTTTAAAAAACAACATCCAAAAAACTTTTGGACAAAATGGAGTCTTAATATCTTTAGGATATAAAAAGCGAGAATTGATTTTATCAAATCTCCTTTACCCAATTTTTATTTCAGTAATTGGAGGAATTGCTGGTTACTTGCTAGCACTACCATTTCAACTATTTGTCACAAATATTTTTGCCAATTTCTTTACCATTAATTTTGCCGATCCAGATTTCTCTTTAATTGGTTTAGGTACAATGGTCTTTGGATTGTTTGGTTTATTATTAGGAATTACTTTATTAACTTACTGAATTATGTTCAGTAAGTATTCAACTTTACAAATGATTAACTATGAAAATATTACAACCACAAGTAATTTCAAAATTAAATTTAAAAAACTTTTAACAAAACGTAAAAACTTTGATTCAAGATTTAAGGGAGCAATTTTGTCTTCATCAATTTCAAAATTTGTTTCTATAACTTCGGTTATGTTGGTGTCATCATTGATTGTGGCTGTTGGGGTCATTTCTCCAGACATGTTAAATAACTATGCCAAATACATGTATATTGACAATGAGTTTGACAATCAAATTGAATACCAAACTCCAATGTATAATGCACCAACAACATTTTATAAAACATATAATCCAGATAGTGGAGCTGTTTTACCAACAGCTTCAAGTTCTAAATTATTAGAAATGTATTTGGCTAATGAAATTTCTGCAAATGTTTATGCACCAAAAGATGATATTGGAACTTTAACAGATTTAAATTATAAAAATTTAAACAAGGATTTTTTAACAAACTTAAATCTAAATTTAGATGTATCTGGTGAAGGACTTGATAGTGCAATTTTAAAAGGCACAATCATTTCAAGTGTTTGAAGTGATTACAAAACTTACAAACTTGATCAGTATACAAATAAACAAAAATTTTTAGATGTAATTAAAGATGAACAATCTTTAAAAGAAAGACTTGAAGACATTGAAAATTTAAGAGTATTTTATTTAAAATATCGTAACACAATTGGATTAGATATTCGTCGCAGTGAATTTTTCAAAGGTGCTCAACAGTTTGACAGTGGCAATACAGATCTAGTTAGCAATACAGAACTTGCAGATATGGGAATTGATGGAGCTAATGCTCAACCAATTTTAGCAAAATCTGGAAGAATTCAAAAAGATTCAATTTATGAAAAGAGTTTTTATGATGACTTAGATTCAGGTAGTGAAACTTGATACATCTTTACAGCTAGAGATGCAGCAGCACTTTACAATTGAGCAAGAGCCTTCTTTATGGATAATTTACAACAAGGATTTTTACAAGGAATTTATGTAAGTTCTCCAGAAAGCATGAGAAGAATTATGAGTGAAAGTTTTGTTGATGATTCAAAACAATTCAATGCTTTATTTAATGTAATTCCTTATTCAGTAGTCACTGATGATCTTGGAGTTTACTTAGATGCTGCAGTAAAAAATGTTGCATTTAAAATTTATGGAATTGAAGCTGATAACAAAACTCAGTTACTTTTAAATAATAAAGGAACAGATTTAAAACAAAAATTATTTGCCAACAAAGACAACATTGTTATTAATTCAGCTCTGGCAAAAATGCTAAAATTAAAAGTTGGTGATGAAGTTGATATTGAACATTTTTACCAAGCCTTAGCAAATGCAGGAAATGAAATAGATCCATATAGTTGAAATGCTGCAGAACTAAGTGCCAAAAGTGCTGATGGTTCAACTAATCAACAAGAATTATATTCTCGTTCACTGTTGAATTCACAAGACAAGGGTTGAAAAAATTCAACCATTGCTACTGACAGATTTGTTTATAATACAGAAATTGATACAACTAGTGAAACTTTAACAAAACCAACAGTAATGTCTGAAGTTGTTAATACTGGAGATGTTGGTAAAGTTACTGCAAGTACTAACAAAACCTATAAAGTTGTTGGAATTTCAAGACAATTTGGTACTCCAAAAGCTTGAATCCAAAATAGTGTTGCAAAAACTATTTCAGGTTATGAAAAATCTCAAGCTGTTTTATTTCAAGTTTTCTTAAAAGAATGAGAAAACCCCAAAGATTACAACTCTGGAGCAAACAGTAGTTTACTAACTGAATTTGTTAATAGAAATAAGAGTTGACAAACAAATGATCCAACTCAATCTGCAAATAAATATCAAGAGTTTTTAAACTGAACAAATGAAAATGCAGAGCATGGTAAAATTTTAAAATTATTTACAAATGAATACCCAATCTTTAATTATAAAAGTTCACAAAATAATGAATTTAATGATATTTCAAAAGGAGTCAGTGCCAGTCAGGAGTTTGGAGACTTTTCAAGCTATGGATTGAATGGGGGAACCAGTAATTCTCAAAGTATTACTGGTTATCAAATGGCTGCCATAAACAATGCCATTAAAATAGATTTAGCTTTACAAATTCAAACCCGAGTAATCAACAACATTAAAATTATTGTTTATTATGTTATTGCTACTTTATTATTTTTATGTTTAATTATCATTACTTTGATTGTTAACTTAGTAATTGTTAAATACCAAAAAATAATTGCAGTGATGAAAGTCTTGGGTTACAAGGATTCATATATTTTAAAAATCTTTGTAGGAATGTATCTACCAATTGTGGTAGTAACCACAATTTTAGGATTCATCTTGGGAGTTGTGGTGATGAGTTTAGTCACCACAAATATGACAAGTTCAGGAATTGTCTTACCTTTATTTATTTTCACTTGATGATACCCAATTGCTACTTTACTAATTGTGTGAATAATTTACACATCATCTTCAATTACCAGTTGAGAAATTCTAAAAAGAATTCGCTTACTAATAGCAGTACAAGAAAGTTAG